GAAGATAAATGACACAGGATCAGCTGTAAAATCAAGCAGGTAGAATCTCGTCCTTGAGTTTATATTCTCTAGTTCCTCGTTTTGATACTAGCATTTTGTATGAATGGGATTGGTTGATGTaattatttctgtttttttccacCCTTGTGGGATGAATCCCTGCCCCTTGTTTCTGGTTGTTTCAAATAATGGATATTAGAAGAAATGTACTTCGACAATTCTGTTTTTGCTGTATCTAAAGCTGAATATTGTGGAAGATGTGGAGGATAGTTTAGGAATAGTAATTTCATCTCTGGTGGCATGACTTATAAAATGcatcatgattttcttttttcacacaATGCATGATTCCCTAATCTTTCCGATGATGTATGGCAACTactatagatatttttttcatgactgAGCGAGTGAGCTCCTTTTGGCCTAAATgaatttgcttttgttttcctATTTCAACAGAACACATCATCTATATCTCtaggaattttattttaggaTGTATTTTGCATATTTATTGCGCACACATTTAGATCCAATCAattactcttttttaattctaatggATCCTTAATGAGATTCATCTCTGGGTAGAACCTAAcctttttaagaaaatacacagaattttcttgcaatttggatCAGATGACCCTGAAAATTGATCCAGTGTCAActcctcttgtttttcttcacCAACCTCTGTTTAGAAGAGACAATGGACTGACATTGAATATAATGTCATCTTTGATATCCTCCTTATATCATGAACCTCAGcctatcatcatcatctataCAAGTTTTGGCTTCTCTATTTGATGTGCATTAATTTTCACAACAATATTATACTTTGgcatttgattttggttttaattatGCACTTGGAAAAGTGaatcaacaccaaaaaaaagtaacattcGAGTTCTGTTTTGACTTGGTACAGGTATGTGAGTGCTGGGACAGCATGGCTAAATGGTGCCTTTAGTAAGGTGGCGAAGGCTGGGCAGGTTGCTGGTACAAAAACAAGAGCAAAGTTCAATTCGGCTGTTTCGAATTTGACTGCTAAGGTAGGTTCTACTCTTGGAGCTAATATTATCAGATGGACACTGAAaatcatttctttatatatttattcataTATAACGATCATAAGATGTATTTTCTTTATAGTTCAGTATCACTGTAAATTAGAACTTATGATGGGTTCATCCTGATTTCAAAAGGCCATGAAGCCATTTATGTGCTTAGGGTGACAGAATTATCCTTTGGCTTTATTATTAGTAGTGGTCTTGGCACTGTTGAGGATAAATTAATCGTCAAATTGAAGTATTGAGAGATAGAAGAGTAACTGATAGGCTAAAACCCAAAATTAAGAAACATCAATATAAAAGCAAGGGAGAGTGACACCCAAAAGCATCCCTGGTAGAAAAAAGAAGTAGaacaaagaaataacaaaaagaatacGAGGAAGACACTAAAGAGATAGTGAGGTTGGGGtttgaaaataataagggaCTGCTTGGATTTTCTGTTAAAATCCCAAGAAAATGGATTGAATAGGCAACAACAAATGGAGGGATTTTGATTGAAAGCCAAAAGAGTCTGCagaatcaaaaataaataaattatctaagCTCTATAGATTACATTGCCAGGCACCCTGTCTCTTTTCTCTGTGCTTCCATTGTTTTGTCTTTGAATCGGTTCCTTTTAATCTTTTATGGCAAAATTGTCTTATAATTAGGAAAAATGGAGAGAAGGTGGGCTGCTGGGTTAGAAGTTTTAGGTGTTAATTGTGTAACACGTGAATAGCACATGAGAttttgtgtgtttgatattgtggtataTGGTACTTTTGAAAAGTTCCTTccaattgaaaatgtattaaaatgatgttttttatatataattttttactttttaacatcagcacattaaaaccattaaaaaaaaaaaaaccattttgaaaaGTAGAAGCtattgcaaaaaaagaaaaaaaaatcagctttaTCAAAGAAAATGGATAGAAGGTAACAAAGGGTTCTATTAATAGTTTCCCATAGTAGAGGATGTTAATTCAAACTCCAAAAGAATAATGTTTCTCCATCCAAATGTCATATTTCAAGGGATCTTTGTATGGATTCACCTCTTGTTTACTAGTGCAAGAAATGTTGGCGCTAATGCCATGTAAAAAAGTTGATTAATTACGCCTTGGCTTGGTTTTCTGTTTTTGAAGCGataattttccttgttttgtgAATTGCAGGAATCTCCGATCGCTGTATGAGACAGAAATTCAGTGTCAGCTGAAAGTTGCTTCATCAAACGTTTTGCTGCATGCATTTAACTGCTATGGTGCTCCAATCATCAAATTTGGAGAACAGGATTTATTGAATTTGGAGTTGCTGGCTTGGTGAAGAATGAGAGTAATTTGTGCAGTGTTCCCTTTATGCATTCTTCTATGGTTTGATTCATGTGTGTCGATTCAATTCAATACTtgcatatttttcaatattcttTGGTTCCTAGGGTATTATTATAGCCTATGGCTTCCTTGTAATTTTGTAGTTTGCAACATTGTTTCTAAGTCAATGAAAATTCACCAAGAGGCGACCGCATCCTGTTGCCAATTTATGGTTTCCTTTTCTCCATCTTCTTTCACCAGACCAACTTATTTGAACCATCCCGGTGCTGCCTTTGAACCGatgtttatctatgttttagGAGAAACTTGACTGGCGATTTGGAGTGTAATCGTTGTTTTGTAAGAGTTTAAGTATTTTACTAGAGCTATTGGCTATGGTGCTGCTCTCAAAAACACAGTTTCCTCGATTTGCTTGACAGTATTCTCCTCCGCTTGCCCCTTTGGCAGATACATGGAAACAAAAGTTGTGGCATTTCTTCTATGTGGAACACGCtcattgaagaaaaaagagaatagATGTATCAAATAAATACGCAGGGCTGTCACTTTCAGTGTTATCTCTAGTCAAGTTCTGTCCATCCAAATAAATGCTTACCTGTAATGTGATTGTTTCTTGTTCATAATCTGTGGTCAGATTGTTTCTTGTTCATAATCTGTGGTCAGCGACAACTCAGCTGACTGTCACGAcgaaggttgttaaaatcgtgattttaacacggcacggaaaGCAGTTCacaaactcgaatcgtaaaaacggatcgtaaaatcgtaaggaattttaaaatatatataaaaaaaaattcatgatttaaataaaaataaagattttttttttaaattcaaggcATTTGAAATAtgtagataaaatatatttctttaatctaaactttattttcttattaatgcatctcttaatcattttaatgaaaatattttttttaaaattgtaaacaCGATTTTCTAAACAACAatctatcataatattaaaagtaatatttgCCTCCTGATAAATTTTAGtccttgaattttaaattttttttcaagcaatgaaactaaattgttttgtttaaaattgagCATTAACCCAATGACATAATCTTTTTTGACATTAAGATAACCacttagaaaaaaaagtaaaataaagttttaagctTAATTCCTTGTGAACATTACgtagaataacaaaaatgaaaaataaatcaataaacatagtagaaaaaatttaaaggacggaaaaaaaaaaattaaaggacgggaaaaaaaaaaacattgttgtttCTCCTTTTAATACCTCCTAGTATACAGTAAAAACACCTttagatatttttgttaataattgcATGTTGTACAATATGCACAGAAGAAACCAAAACGTGAATGGCTTtctgtatttttcttaaaccaaaTCCTAGGGAAAGCAAATCGTGCCCGCGAAGCTTTTGCTCTTACCAAAGCATCTGACAGCTGTCCAAGAGGGGGAGATTTTGTTTCAGGGccttattttatcaaaatcgtAAAATCGGTCCTGAAATCACGATTTTGCGCGATTTCATCCGATTTTTGCGATTTCACTTGATTTCAACCCGATTTTATCCATTTTCGATTTTTTCAAGCGATTCAACCCGTAATgcatgttttgactcgtaaaatcatacgattttacgagtcaaaacgcgattttaacaaccttggtcacgaccttatatatatatatatatatatatatatatatatatatatatatatatatatatttgaaaggaTATGCTCATGGATGCCCAAAactcaagcaaaaaaaatcttaatcctCAAGGACATTGGTGGTTGGGGATCCCATCCCAGAGCTGTTTTTGTAATAAGCTAGTTTACATAAGAAGCCAAAACAGAGTCTTGGCCGTGACGTCCGGCAACTAGAAATTTCAGAGAGGCTTTGTCTAAGATGCGCATTTCTTCTTGTGGAATGTGCGTGCGATGCCAAGAGGTTCAAGCGGGGAAAGTTGTCCTTTGGTCACCCTCTGGCGATTGCTTCAAAGATCATAGACAGGATACATACaccttttaaaatttcatgCCATAGCTGTTAATTGTAgctgttgaaacttgaaaggtaGCATGGATTGATTAAAGGAAGGTGGAAGCACGTTGGGAGAGTTGAATTTGTGGTTTTCACGTCAATGCCAAGCATGTTCGACACTTTTTGTGCATGGATCATGTGGTCTTCCCTGTAATTTCAAGCTTTGAGTGGAGATTACTTGCAAGTTTAACTTTCTTGTCTGGAATCTGCAAGGGGAAAAGAGGTAGCAGCCATTTGACTATGCTGTTCAAACCCATTACTCTCTCTACTAGACGAATTAGAAAACATTATGGTAATTCATTAATCAGATTATCCTAACACATTGAAAATACTAGAAGTCATTATAGTTCTTAGTAAATTATTTAAGTCGGTTAGTAACAATTCTTTGCCATGGTTGAGTTGGATAGCGCATGGGACAACCTCGTTGCTGGGTCTTTGAGAGCTAGGAGGCGCAtgaattttgattattatttttttttttaaataaagggtggatgaaataaaaaaataattaaagaaggaTCAGTTGCGCATGCCTGCCTCCAAGCCCACCATTTATAAACTGAATATGTGTTTTTGTAgtgatttttgaaaaagaagttggataattttattttttattttttgtaaattgaacatcttgtttttttatttttattaaaaaattagttttgaaaagATTGAAAGAATAAGTCTGATAAATCTCATTTTTTAGAACGTTTAGAATTTTccaatcattaatattttttttataaaatcctcaattgtaattttttattatttataatttttttgtttttagaagaaTTAGATATAAAAGAAGCTGAAATAAAAGTTGTTCTctaaaacaacataattttttatttaaaaaaataatttaaaaaacaggttgtaaattatataaaattactgTCACATCACCACTCATAAACGAGACTTGCATCATTTGGTAGTATTCATCTATACTACTTATAACGTTATCTATTCTCACcaggtttttgaaattttatatcaataataCTACCAAAATTCCAATAGACTTTGATAccatatatattaactattttatttttattaaataatacatATATCGATATTCAAAACCTAatggataataaataaaaatataaattttttacccAATATATAATTACtaacaaattattaatcaagCCTATTTATCAAGCCAGTAACAAATTATTATGGAGGACTTTGAGGGAATGAATTAATGGTTAacgagttttctttttttcttaatttttaatgtttgaaatTTAACACTagcatctaaaaaaatcattaaattcttCTAAAAGCAtcattaatatattcttaaaatcatatgaaaattaatttaatattaattatacgtCAAGCTAGTTTGAGAATATCTTtattatccaataaaaaaaattattacctaTAAATATAAGGTAGTTAACAAGTTATCAGTAAAAGCACGataaattttggaaaaatacCAAGAGATTGTCCAAAAAGAggctaagaaaataaaaattgaaactttatgttgaaatgcaatattttttattgataaaactagaaaactaatttcttaacttttcatTTAGTTTGGAAAACAAATTTTTGAGATTCTTTATGGACTTTATTTACAAATTTCCtactatttttcaaattaaaaaaaaagacataaataaaacaatttgtttctgtagctttttataatgtaaaatattaaaattattattttttatgtttttatttttagtcagtattataaatttaatttttataataagtctattataaagatatttttcagttgagaatataattttttatgattatttttaatttcaataaaataaaataaatattctataattaaattataacaaatacaaaatttaaGATGACTTTCATAAactatggttttgatttttttatgaaaaatagttataatcatgaagtattttttatttttttatgaaaaaaattatctttattttcaataaaaaaatattttaattctttattaaaaaaactgaaaaaacaaatactggaaatagaaaattttttatatgaatcaatAACCCCAACCCTCAGATTATAATATCTCTCCTGACTTTTTGGCTGCCTAAACATGTGCCACGTGGCAATCAGAAAAACACCCATACACgtactttttttaaaccaacgTGTTCAAAGACTACAACCACGGAAACCGAACACCAAGATCCAACGACGTCAATCTCTGAAAAGTACAAGGACATTTTCGTCACTAGACCTAGTTAAATTCCCACGATGCCCTTCCCTTTAAATGCCCGGCTCTTCTTTCTGTTAAATGCCGAGCATGGCCTTCTTGGGTATATTCTGTGGTTCGATTCTCTTGTTCTTTACAGAAACCAAACACCTCATATATAATCTTTACTTCGTTTTGgattctctctttcatttcatattcgccaagcgtttttttttttcttatcaagctGCAATTCTAAGGTGATGATGATTTaactttatagtttttaatgGGTTCTGTTCATTTCGCTCCAATTCTTGTcagcttttctttgttttgagtttttgatttctcggttttttttttttttggagatggGAAATCATAATGGGTCATTGGTTTTTgacttgttttatattaaagattgaaactttgctaggtgggttttgatttttatgattgGTAATGATTAATACTGCATGTTTGAATGGATCTAAGTGCTCGATGTAGTGGTTTTGATTGTTAACATCTATGATGTgttatcaaagttttttttttgttgttgattggAGTCTAAATAAGAGTAGTGATTTGGTCttgtaattgtttatttttcctgttACTGTACATTTTCAGCCTGGTTGTTGgtaagagaagaatcttgtctTAGAAATGTAGTCATTCTTGCACAATGTGCGGTCTTATTCCATAAGATTCAGTTTCAGAATGAGTTTAGTTAATCGGTTTTTTCGATATTTTGGATTTGTAAAATGTGATCAATCATTTCTGTGCCTTTTTTTGggattaatatttgatttttgtatttctttttttatattacttgaGTAATCTCGTTAGTGTTCATGCTCATAGTTTTTATTAGACGATAAAAGTGgaggtttttcttttccttgtttgtAAACTTTTTTGCAGTGATGGATCTTCATTATGACAGTTGGCATCGCATTAAAATCTTATAATGAATTGCCTCATTTAGCAGTTTTGTCTTCCTTTTCTAACTATGGATTGTGCCCAGAGGGTCCACCCTCGTCTTTTTCGtccaataaaagtgaaaaaattgcCCCCTCACTTTTTCAGATTCTCTTTCATTATCTTTTGCTTAATGTACAAATCTTTGTGTCCTATCCTGTCCAATTCACTTCAGTAGTTAATTATTTACCATAGGATGCATATTTTACTGACAGAGAAACTCGGTAATGCAGTGTCCTATTGAGCTTGATGCGTGTTGATGGGCGTTTGTGAATGGCTGCTGGAACTGCTTTGTGTTCATGCTACTGATGGTGATGATTTTAGTGGTTTAGCAGTTTGTTAATTCAAGTTTGTATTTAGATGGAAATTCAAGTTTGTATTTAGATGGAAATCTCTTTTTGATGCTCTTGATTCTTAAACTGGAAAATCAGTTAGCATGGACTAGAAAGATTCTATTCCATGGGCCAGGTGCTTTGTTAGTCAGGTGGTAACTTGTTATAAGGATTTCGGATCTGGTTCTTGACATTAATTGGGCAAAACAGATTTACTGTTAAGCTGCATTTGGAAGCCCTGAGCTACAAGCAATAAATTTCTGTGAGTTAGGAAGAGTTGTTTAGGTCATTTGACAATGGAGGTCCTGGTTTCACCACAaggacaaaaatataatttgcaaaCAGCTGCTCAGAAATTTTCATCTGGTGGTTCACAGAAGGATCTGTGGCATGTCGTGCGAGAAGGATCGTTGGCTGATGTGGATTTGGCATTGGCACTACATAAGAAGAATGGAGGAAATATTAATGCAAGAAATGTGTTTGGCCTGACTCCTCTTCATATTGCAACTTGGAGAAACCACATTCCCATTGTTAAGAGGCTTCTTCTAGCTGGCGCTGACCCTGATGCTAGGGTGTGATACCTCTTTTATCCCTTctgtttatttgattaatttcaaatcataagcattttttttatggtgatagATTGTAACTTCCCACCGTCttccctttttcttatttttgttctaaattTTCGATGTGTGCTTGTGTTCCACATAATATATTGGTCATTTGAAAGCTCAGCAGTTATTTGGAAGTTCTTAGTATTGGACCCTTGATGATAATAAGGCATGTATATGGGTGGAGTTGTTGCAAATGAGTGTTGAGCTTTACTTGATGTGATGTACTTCGTTGAGCTTTACTTGATGTGGTGTGCTTCAGATCATTTTATTCAATCCGGACATGAAATGGAGTTTAGGATGCAAGACAATTGAGTTTATATTGAGCGGCAAGGCAGATTTAACTAGGAGTGAGTAAGTATTGATGAAAGGTGAAAGATGATGATAAATACTAGAGACTAAAGAGGGAAACTAGGTCGTGTGCATTCTTATTAAGTTCAATGTGGAAGTCATTATTGATATTTTGTAAAGGAACTTATTGCCATTTGTTGGTCTAAAGCAACTCTCTTCATGGAACCACGATAGTAAACATAATTTGTTTGTGGAGGGGCATGTGATATCAATGGGTCAATGCTTAATTTGACAACTCCTGTTCCACTTCATTCTGTTCTTGTCACATCACATTCTTCATTCTTTCCATTATATGACAGCGTAACAAACCTGACTTGCATGGTTACTTGCAGAAACTAatacttaattttgtttaaatattttggaaGATGAGGTAAAGCTGTCCTTAAGCTTTTGTTTCCAATAGATGCATGTTTCAGTACCCTGCATTATATTGTTTATAGGTCCctttttttcaaatacttttaaattcTATGAATGAGATGCGTTTGAAATTGTGGACCATTCAGCAGCGTCGCTTCCAAATAGTAGAATACTGGTACAGTATGTGTATGATGTCAATGTTTTATTGCTGATATTATACTTAACACCTTGTACAACTCTTAACATTATCTATATTCAGGATGGAGAATCAGGATGGAGTAGCCTTCACAGGGCTTTGCATTTTGGTCATCTTGCAGTTGCAAGTATCCTCCTTCAGTCTGGTGCTTCCACTACATTGGAGGACTGTAAGTCCCGAACACCAGTCGATCTCCTGTCTGGCCCTGTATTGCAGGTCATCAGAGATGGTTATAATTCAGGTAAACTGCATCTATTTCAAGCATGGTTGATGAGGGTGTTACTGTTCCTGCAAATTCTATGTCACTTTGTTTGTGGATAACCTTGAACTATCATTTTTCTTCAGTGGCTACCGAGGTGTTTAGTTGGGGAAGTGGTGCCAATTATCAACTTGGAACTGGAAATACTCACATACAAAAGCTACCTTGTAAAGTTGATGCACTTCATGGCTCTTTTGTTAAATTAGTCTCTGCTGCTAAGTTTCATAGTGCAGCAGTTAGTGCCAGTGGAGAAGTCTACACATGGGGATTTGGAAGAGGGGGCCGCCTTGGGCATCCTGAATTTGATATCCACAGGTATAGTGTTAAGAATTTGACTTTGATATCCACaggcataataataataataataatgcttgAACTTGTGAAAATGACATcatcttttcttgttttgttctttcagCTTATTGTGATTTCTCTGAAACTTGTGTGTATCAACAATCaggtgcattttattttattgttttcagtGGCCAAGCTGCAGTTATCACTCCCCGTCAGGTGACTTCTGGTTTAGGATCCCGCCGGGTGAAGGCAATTGCAGCTGCTAAACACCACACTGTTCTTGCTACGGAGGGTGGGGAAGTTTTTACCTGGGGTTCCAATAGAGGTAATAATTATTTGAGTTTTCTAGGCAACTGATATCTGATTTCAACTCCCAACTCTGTGGAACCATTTAATTCTAAATCACATACTTACCCTTTATGTAATGAAAAATGGTATTTTTCTTATGGCATTTTGCTGTTTTTTCACTCTGAAGTATTTATCTCTATGATCTTATTTTCTCCAGAGGGTCAGCTTGGGTACACTGTGGACACTCAACCCACTCCTCGTAGGGTAAGTTCCCTTAGGTCAAGGATTGTTGCTGTTGCTGCAGCAAACAAACACACTGCTGTAGTGTCTGATTCTGGTGAAGTTTTCACTTGGGGTTGCAATAGAGAGGGTCAACTTGGGTATGGAACCTCTAACTCAGCATCCAATTACACTCCAAGAGCTGTCGAGTACTTGAAAGGCAAAGTTTTGACAGGAGTTTCAGTGGCAAAATACCACACTATTGTATTGGGGGCTGGTGGAGAGGTAGCTTTGAGTTGAATTGGATCATTTCTTATGTGCATTTTGGTTTGCAATTCTTAACTGGAGGCAACAGCACATCATTTTTATTGTCACTTAGGATTCACAAATAACatatcattgtttaattgtaAATATTCTTGTATGGCAGGTTTATACTTGGGGTCACCGACTGGTTACACCAAGACGTGTTGTGATTGctagaaatttaaagaaaagtgGGAATACCCCTTGGAAATCTCATCGCTTGGAACGACTTCATGTGGCTGCTATTGCTGCTGGGATGGTGCATAGCTTGGCTCTAACAGATGATGGCACATTATTTTATTGGGCATCTGCAGATCCTGATCTTCGATGCCAACaggttttagttttaaaagacTTGGTGTCTGTTGATTTTTAACTCATTTCAGAACTCAGAAATGAAATATCATCTCTTATTCTCTCCCTATGTTTTACAGCTGTATTCATTGTGTGGAAACAATATCGTTAGCATTTCCACAGGAAAGTATTGGGCTGCTGTAGTTACAGCTACAGGCGATGTTTACATGTGGGATGGAAAAAAGGGAAAGGATGAGCCACCAGCTGTCACTCGATTACATGGTGTGAAAAAGGCCACGTCAGTTTCAGTTGGGGAAACACATTTATTGATTGTTGGTTCCCTCTATCACCCTATCTATCCATCCAGTGATGACAAGAGTCCTCAAACACAGATGGTGCAAGTTAGGGATGAAATAGAGGAGCTTGAAGAAGATAGTATGTTTAATGATGCAGAGTCTAATCATATGTTATCCGTTGTAGAGAAGGATGATTCTGGCCTAAAGTCCATACCAAGCTTAAAAGCTCTTTGTGAAAAAGCAGCTGCAGAAAGTCTGGTTGAGCCACGAAATGTTATACAAATGCTTGAAATTGCCGATTCACTTGGAGCAGAAGATCTGAGGAAGCATTGTGAGGTATGTTTTACGGCCATGGTCTTTGCAATGATTCCCGAACCTTACACAATGAGCTTCAACCTGTACGTAGATTAAATGTGATTCCAGTCTTTTAGTTCTACATGCTTTAATATGTCAAGTGACTCAAGGCTCAGCATTTGTTGCTTATCAATTGCTATGACAGGCAAAAAACATGATGACCCCTCCCCCCTCCCTCTCGCATGCGtaaaatgttcatttttttgtgaaataaatCTGATCTACTGCAGTGCTTTATTCTATTGAAGGTTGCTTGGCTATTTCTCTAGGGTCATCCTAGAgcttttctgtcttttttgAAACTAGGTTTGGACCAAAAACTATGTTTTCTCCTTGGAACTCTTTTGACTGACTAGTCACCCCCTGAGGCCTCATGTATTAGGTGGTACATGGTTGAATGAAGCAATGTCTAGTTTTGCTGGCTTTCTAGGGATTCTTATATTGGTAAAAATTCCTAGTAAATAGTTTATCCTAATGCATTATTGGTTATTCTTTCATCCCACT
This window of the Populus trichocarpa isolate Nisqually-1 chromosome 13, P.trichocarpa_v4.1, whole genome shotgun sequence genome carries:
- the LOC7489655 gene encoding uncharacterized protein LOC7489655 isoform X1; amino-acid sequence: MEVLVSPQGQKYNLQTAAQKFSSGGSQKDLWHVVREGSLADVDLALALHKKNGGNINARNVFGLTPLHIATWRNHIPIVKRLLLAGADPDARDGESGWSSLHRALHFGHLAVASILLQSGASTTLEDCKSRTPVDLLSGPVLQVIRDGYNSVATEVFSWGSGANYQLGTGNTHIQKLPCKVDALHGSFVKLVSAAKFHSAAVSASGEVYTWGFGRGGRLGHPEFDIHSGQAAVITPRQVTSGLGSRRVKAIAAAKHHTVLATEGGEVFTWGSNREGQLGYTVDTQPTPRRVSSLRSRIVAVAAANKHTAVVSDSGEVFTWGCNREGQLGYGTSNSASNYTPRAVEYLKGKVLTGVSVAKYHTIVLGAGGEVYTWGHRLVTPRRVVIARNLKKSGNTPWKSHRLERLHVAAIAAGMVHSLALTDDGTLFYWASADPDLRCQQLYSLCGNNIVSISTGKYWAAVVTATGDVYMWDGKKGKDEPPAVTRLHGVKKATSVSVGETHLLIVGSLYHPIYPSSDDKSPQTQMVQVRDEIEELEEDSMFNDAESNHMLSVVEKDDSGLKSIPSLKALCEKAAAESLVEPRNVIQMLEIADSLGAEDLRKHCEDIAIHNLDYILTVSSHAFGSASPEILANLENLLDQRSSEPWSYRSLPTPTATLPVIINIEEDGESEVSRTRDNYSDKSTPRSVIDQQLNSFLQPKDDPISKQVRALRKKLQQIEMLETKQSKGHILDDQQIAKLQTRSILESSLAELGAPVETALVKASSSVSPDEKGSKKSEVSRKQRRKSKQQAEQREMPSAFTSTDAESSSVKNFMDVEVSQFPTNKEEETTFGGSVVNRTSKEIGFFVQKKSGSDLPKNKISSPAVSKKKNRKGGLSMFLSGALDEVPKDAAPPPPTPRSEGPAWGGAKVSKESASLRQIQDEQSKTKLNIPTRNKDQVEDHFDSRSDGKVLLSSLMPSKPIPLVSVPASQASDAEINTPSWASGTPPLLSRPSLRDIQMQQGKRHQSISHSPKMKTHGFSVSTGQGSPSDSPGMNRWFKPEVDTPSSIRSIQIEEKAMKDLKRFYSSVKIVKNPS
- the LOC7489655 gene encoding uncharacterized protein LOC7489655 isoform X2; amino-acid sequence: MEVLVSPQGQKYNLQTAAQKFSSGGSQKDLWHVVREGSLADVDLALALHKKNGGNINARNVFGLTPLHIATWRNHIPIVKRLLLAGADPDARDGESGWSSLHRALHFGHLAVASILLQSGASTTLEDCKSRTPVDLLSGPVLQVIRDGYNSVATEVFSWGSGANYQLGTGNTHIQKLPCKVDALHGSFVKLVSAAKFHSAAVSASGEVYTWGFGRGGRLGHPEFDIHSGQAAVITPRQVTSGLGSRRVKAIAAAKHHTVLATEGGEVFTWGSNREGQLGYTVDTQPTPRRVSSLRSRIVAVAAANKHTAVVSDSGEVFTWGCNREGQLGYGTSNSASNYTPRAVEYLKGKVLTGVSVAKYHTIVLGAGGEVYTWGHRLVTPRRVVIARNLKKSGNTPWKSHRLERLHVAAIAAGMVHSLALTDDGTLFYWASADPDLRCQQLYSLCGNNIVSISTGKYWAAVVTATGDVYMWDGKKGKDEPPAVTRLHGVKKATSVSVGETHLLIVGSLYHPIYPSSDDKSPQTQMVQVRDEIEELEEDSMFNDAESNHMLSVVEKDDSGLKSIPSLKALCEKAAAESLVEPRNVIQMLEIADSLGAEDLRKHCEDIAIHNLDYILTVSSHAFGSASPEILANLENLLDQRSSEPWSYRSLPTPTATLPVIINIEEDGESEVSRTRDNYSDKSTPRSVIDQQLNSFLQPKDDPISKQVRALRKKLQQIEMLETKQSKGHILDDQQIAKLQTRSILESSLAELGAPVETALVKASSSVSPDEKGSKKSEVSRKQRRKSKQQAEQREMPSAFTSTDAESSSVKNFMDVEVSQFPTNKEYSFLSAQHAGLLTCLIQQAYRWMQNVLHILVSYQFDNFGTGWKSQSKTNKGTHH